In the Vanessa atalanta chromosome 13, ilVanAtal1.2, whole genome shotgun sequence genome, ACTGGAACGAATTGTCCTAAGCCTCTCATAATTCAAGATAGATATAGATTATTCAATCTTATCGTTAAGCGTTATTTGGTGTCGTGTAATTTTTTGCATATAGACGCGTTTTTAatagttcaaaaatattattcttatgacaaagatataaataagtCTGATGTCCTTCTGACCGACTTCAGCTACGCAGGCTCTGCTAAGCAGAGACTAGCGAACTACGGACTACGAACTACTACCTGATATAGTAGACAGatgcactctcataatccgatggaacggtAAATTCAACGTGATATTAAAGAGAACTCTTTAATTCTAAGCGTAGGATCCAACGGCTGTTCATGCTTTCCGAGGCAGACTTCGGGATATTATACTGAGAAATTTCACAAAAGAgaaatccaattttaaattgCCCGACCAAGGCATAATCCGAAACCTTGAAAcatatggtttaaaaaaaaaacaacgaggCAAGCggaaattatattaacttgacGGTAGTGTTTAGTGTAAGCCCATATGGGCTTATTTCTACCgagaaacagcaatacttagtatttttgtgttccagtttaaaacAAAGTGAGCCAGTAcaaatacaggcacaagataaATAACATCTTATCTCCTAATGTTGATGGAACATTGTCagtttaaggaatggttaatatttcttactgcgccaatgtctatgggcggtggagaccATTCCTCAACCGGTCCGTTTGTCCATACTATatgaaaaaaagttatattataaaaaaacaacagtttatataatatatatgtaaatgtaactgTAAAGATCTTTGCACTTTACGAGAAACATTCTCcataaatattccataataataatattatcattacccTAAATCCGGTTTTACGTACGATATTTATCGAGGAATGTATGACacgtatcaataaataaagcgagttaaattgcatttaaactaataatattatgaacacttacatttattagtaaaaatgtatttgaatgaCGCATGCACTACGCAGGTCACGCCAATTGTTGGATATCATTTTGGCATCCTAATTACTAATCGACTAAGAACATGTAGCCAATACCAATTTTCTCTGAATAAATAATCTatgtcgagccgagatggcacagtttgaaacgtgcatcttaactgatgatttcgggttcaaacccaggctagcaccactaaattttcatgtgcttaatttgtgtgtttgaaaacatcgtgaggaaaccgatACCTAtaccctataccataaaaaaaaaaacctgcatgtgtttaatttcaacgaaattctgccacaggtGTGTTCGACCAATCcgtattgaagcagcgtggtggaatatactccaaaatCTTCTTCTcacagggagaggaggccttagcccagcattgggtaatttacaggctgttaatgtaaataatcttttgaaATAGAATTTATAGATAGATTTCATCTTGATGAAGACAATAATGCAACGGATTGACAGTAGTTTATTGTTGGCTACGTCTCATGTCAGGGTAAATTTTAAAGACCGAAGTCATTGCAGAAAACACTGTAGCGAATAGGCGACGCAAATGTTCGTCACCAATGACGTCTTCGTTCCGTTTGAAGTTGTAAGGTTTGGTCGTGAAGTAATAGTGAAAACATGCTCCTATTTGAAACTTTAACTCGTCTCCATTAAATCCACCGGCGACGGGTTCCATTTTAGCTCAGATAACCAGATTTTCGATTCAACAGGGAAATGCTGTTAGAATTCTTGCCATGTGGGTacagtagatttttttaaccaccaattgtatatttttatttaggtcCTCAATCTAAATAAGTCTTATGTAAActgatatagatatattatttatattaatatactggCTTTACTCGCGCTAAATGtgtaaaactttacctatagtacAAACTGTAACACCCAAATTTACCCCCTCCAGggttgaattaaaataagtaatctaTATTCTTACCCACGGCTCAAATTATCTCCGTAACAAATTGCATCTAAATCGTTCAGCGATTTAAgggtgaagaggtaacagacaaagtcatttgaacatttataatattattataggtttttgtaatttgtgctgtctataaaagtatttatagatTAGAGAAAGAGTCTTAGCATTAATAATCGTACGCGTCATTTCATCGGATATGACCGCGGTCATTCATCGTAACGGGAGGTGAAACAAATTTGCTCATAAAAATGACAATAGCTTGGATCTTGCTCAATCTGGTTGCCGAAAtggtttaatttcattgttttgtaaacatatttagAATACTAATTTAGCAAATTTATAATCTAGTGTTGTTATAACATTGCCCGtacaatcaattatattataagttcaaACTAGATACGTTTTTAATATGAGTTTCAGTGTCGGAAAATGTCAAACAAGGAAAGTGTTCATCCAGAACGCTCGAGAACTAAATAATTTagacaaataaatacttaatgtgTCATACAAAATCTCAAtagatgaataataattaagtgtgcatatttcaaatcaatttttatttcgaaataaatgtGTTTAGAGCTCCATGATAGACGATCTTTCTCGAATCTTTAAGCAAAATGTATCATATTTATCTATCTCTTTTCATCTCTTTCTTGAaatttttgtttctaattttTTGCTATAATATCGATTTCCAAAAATTTTCCAATTTTACTGTGATATGCCATTATGTTTAACAATGCGggtaacatttatttactttagaatCATTTAAAACCCactgtttattttgtaatgtgtgTAATGTTCAAATAGCCAGAAAATGtgatttcatttaaacattgtttaactttttaaagcAAGTTAATCGACATTAAAAATTCTGAACGTGTTTCTTTTAATCTATCTATGAAAATAAAGGTTAGAAATAAAAAgacatttgttaatattttatgacaacgATATCGCTTTATTGGATGTCAAAAAAGGCGAGCGATGGATGCGCGTGCGGCTCCGTAAAAAAGTTGGAAATCGTGTCTCTTAGGTGCGGGTGCACGCCCACCCATCCTCCGCCTCGCGCAATACATACTTCacggttataaataattataaataaatatcaacaagaTACAAAATAACCTTtcgtaaaaacattaatattactagAGTTTAATTTTTGGGCGTAACATTTTTGGTACAGCTCTTTTTGGTTCACGCTGTCTTATATTTgctattgtataaaaatgttggTATAACGAAACATCTGTACAGTCCGTTTGTTAATTTCTGTAGTGGAACGTTTAGAAATCGTTTTCGGGCGCCAGGTCGAACCTTGGTGGGAAGGTGCCGAAACCGTCAAAGGCGGGGCGCGTACGTTGGGGCTGAAAGGAAATCACGAATGATTAAATTGTTCACAGTTCCTAAGTTTATGGTAACGTGCAGGATACATGCGGCTTCGCAGCTTCGTTTTTTCTTATGTCCTATTGAATAACGATTCCTTTTTATATCGAATCATATTCATGCTTTATATTTGTACCACAATTTAAGGATAAACACAGAGGGTTCTAAGATCTACAAATCGACAGTGTTCATTGTGCCGATGTTGTGTTTTTGATCGGGGGCAACACAACTTACATGTGATCCAGTGGTGATCTATGGACGCCCTTTAACGGACgcctgaataaataaaatatgacgcTTTAGTTGATCCTCGTCTTACAATCAAACCAAAATCACAGAGATTGTTTCTGACTAATTCTTAATCTTTCGAAAAACAATggattataattgattattttttaaattgatatatcgTTGGAGATTATCTATTTAGAATTACATTTATGACATCTGATTTGCAAAGTAATTCTAGGAATGTTCAGAAATACAACTTACCGCCGGACTGACTCCTCTCGCAGCTGATCCCGCGCGTCCCTTGCCACGGAATTTGCTGATAGCTTGCTCGGCAAGGTCTGCCCTTTCTTCAGCTTCCTCCAATTCCTGCTGTGCCTTACGGAACTTAGCCAAGTTAAGGGCGGCGATCTCTTCGGCTTCTTCGATCTGCCTCTTGTAGGTCTTGATCTTCTGCTGCAGTTTGTCAACCAGGTCCTGCATACGTTCGTGGTTCTTGCGGTCTTCTTCAGCCTGGAAGGTTAATTCCTTGATGCGTCTCTCAGCCTTGCGCAGGTTCTTCTGTGCATCAGCGTGCCTCCTCTGTTCACCGTCGAGCTCGTTTTCAAGCTCCCTGACTCTTTGTTCAAGTTTCTGGATGGCCTTCTTGCCTCCCTTGAGCGCGTTAGCTTCAGCTTCGTCAAGCCTGACTTGCAATTCCTTGATCTGCTGTTCAAGTGCCTTGCGAAGTTTCTCCTGTGTCTGGGCGTGTTCTTGCTCAGCACGGAGTTCGTCGGCAAGCCTGGCAGCATCAACCATGGCCTTCTTTGCCTTCTCTTCGGAGTTCTTAGCCTCGTTAAGGAGTTCATCAAGGTCAGAGTGCAGGGTCTGGAGCTCGGACTCGAGTTTCCTCTTAGCAGCAGAGAGGGAAGCGCTTTGAGCAGAAAGTTCGTTGAGCTGTTCGTGGGCATCACCAAGTTCTTGTTCAGCTTGGCGGCGGGCACGGTCAGCTTGTTCAAGAAGCGTACGCGATTCTTCGAGCTCATTTTGGAGGGCATTTGCACGACGCTCTGAGATTCCAAGCTGTTCACGGGCATCATCACGAGCACGCTGTTCTTCTTCCAAGGCAGTTTGGAGGTCCTTGATCTGAGCCTGGTAACGTTTAATGTTCTTCTGGGCTTCAGCGTTAGCTTTGTTGGCGTGGTCGAGGGCGATCTCGAGCTCGTTGATGTCAGCCTCCAACTTCTTCTTCATGCGCAGGGCCTCAGCCTTGCCCTTAGCCTCTGCTTCAAGGGAAGCTTGCATAGAGTCCAAGGCACGTTGGTGGTTCTTGCGGGTGTTTTCGAATTCTTCTTCCTTCTCCTGGATCCTCCTGTCGATCTCCTGTCTGACTTGAGACAGCTCGAGTTGAGCACGCAGAACCTTGTTCTCTTCCTGCTCAAGAGCTGCTTCGGCTTCCTCGAGAGCAGCTTGGAGTTCGTCCTTTTCGGCTTCAAGACGCTTCCTGGCCTTCTCGATTTCATGGATGTTGCGGCCACCTTCGCCAATCTGGTCAAGGAGATCCTTGACTTCATCAGCGAGGTTCTTGTTTTCACGACGTACGGCCTCGAGTTGTTCCTGACCTTCCTCGTAGGCACCCTTAAGGCGGAATAATTCGGTAGAGTAGTTACGGCATTCCTTTTGGCTGGCGTCAAGTTCAGCAGCAAGGTCATCGACCTTGAGTTTCCATTCACCAATGATCTTATCGAACGCCTTCTGTTTTTTCTCAGCAGCGTTAGCGATGGCAGTAGCACGGTCAACCTCGAGTTGCAAGTCCTCGACTTCGGTGGAAAGGCGCTGCTTGGTCTTCTCGAGAGCAACAACCTTCTGGTTGAGAGACTCGATAGTTTCTTCGGCTTCGGCGAGACGGGCTTGAAGTTTGCGCTTGGCTTCTTCGAGTTCCTCGGAGCGGGCAACACCTTCGGACTCGTACTTGGAGCGCCAGAGTTGAGCTTCAGCGTTAGCCTTGGACAGTTGACGCTGTAAGTCAGCCTTGCCTTCGGCTTCCTCTTCCACTTGCTCGCGGATGTTGTCCAAATCGTGTTCGAGGTTGCGGAACTTGCCAAGCAAAGTAGCGCGTTCCTGTTGAAAAAAAGAAAGTATAAAGTCTATGCAAATCGAAATTTttagcaaataatatttattatgaagaaTAAATACTGACCCTGGCCTCTTCGTCAGCGAGCCTCTTGGTGTCCTCCAACTGTGTGGTGAGCGACACCTTAATCTTGGAGAGCTGCGACACCTGGGACTCAGCCTCCTCCAACTGGCGGAGCAGGTCGGAGTTCTCAATCGACAACTTCTTCTTAGCGGCATCCAGGTCATTAAGGGTGCGGTTGGATTCATCAGCCTTGCCTTGAACCTCGTTGAGCTGGTGTTGAAGTTGCTTGACGATCTTTTCTTGAGCAGCCTAAGAAaggtttcaattaaaaaaaatgtaaaatacagTCACTGCCTTTTTATTAAGGTATGTGTTTTAAAACTGTAGTATTAGTTCGAAAAAACACACGTTTCCATAATATTAGAATTCTAAAaatgatgtatatatatgtcattagattattataaaaaaacaattaccaaGTTTTAAAATGGCTAACTCCATctgcttaataaataacataaaattgttcTTTATTTCGCGTAAGGTTACTTTCATGCATTTTCATTTTCCtgtattgttaaataaacattagtagaatcacactttttttttttaaagcagtcCTAAAGCATTATTATTCAAACGGGATTTTAATTGTTAGTCGTTATCATTTTGAATCTATTTGTACAGGTGAGTCATGTGTTGTTTTTGCTAAATCTATTTTTGCTCCTTTTTTACAAAGCGGCGAAGCGTCCTGTAATTGCTGATGCCAACACGTTTATCTTTCATCGTTGTGTACCTTTTCGTTGGACAAGTGGTCGAGACCGGCGCGAAGGTCATTGACTTCGCTAAAGTATTGAGAGCGCTCTTTCTCAGCCCTGggtagataaaatataacataatgcaCATTAGTGTTATCCCGTTAGAAACCTTATCGCTGACAGGATAACTGCCCCGACGAATCGGTGTTTTAACTGATTACATATATTTGGTCGAAAATCATAATGTTTATCTGTGAATACAATGATGTCTGTTGTGTACAGTTGATTGTCTACCGGGAGAGGATCATGCATTTTCACCCCAGGCGGTACACATGCCTTTACGGATGACATGTTACCTTTTCCCTTGCAACTTGGTCAATGGCTGCACGTGTGTTGTTAAGCTCGTTGTAGCAAGATGCACGATCATGTTCAGCCCTGAGTTTGTAGCAAtgcgataaatatatattggaaaaaaaaattggtgcTTTTGCTTACAAACGCCgaatttatagataatatttccTTAGTCCACTGGCAGAgccattttattacaatttttatccctttaatattttttaagtttcactttaaataaagtttttatatcatatttttggtcataaaatatttaaaaatagtaaatgtgTACTTACTTAGCCTTAAGCTTGTTGAGCTGGTCGAGCTGCTCACCCATTTCCGCAACGGCATCGTTGTGCTTCTTGCGGAGGTTGGCGAGGGTGGACTCGTGCTGAATGTTAGCTTCCTCCAAGTCACGACGGAGCTTGCTGAGCTCAGCCTCACGCTTCTTGTTGAGCTCAATTTGGGCAGAGGTGGCACCACCGGCTTCCTCGAGACGTTCACCCAACTCTTCGAGTTCACGAGCGAGATCAGCGCGCTGCTTCTCAGCCTTAGCACGGGCCTGGCGTTCGGATTCGACTTCCTCTTCCAGTTCCTCGATGCGGGCTTGCAGTTCCTTGATCTGTTTCTGGACCTTGCTAACCAAAGATTGTTCGTCTTCGAGCTTGGCAGTGAGAGATGAGATTTCCTTGTCCTTGCGCTGAATAGTTTGTTCGAGTTCCTTTTTGTTGCGTTCGAGGTCAGAGACGGCTTCCTGGGTAAGTTTAAGGTCGCCTTCAACCTTCCTCCTCTGCTTCTCAACATCACCACGCAGTTTCTTTTCACGCTCCAATGAGTCTTCGAGCTCATCAAGGGTCTGCTCGAGCTTCTGCTTGACCTTGTTGAGGTGGTTAACCTTGTCTTCAGCGGCTTGCAGCTCCTCAGAGGTCTTCTGGTTAGATTCTCCTTGAAGTTTCTTTTCCTTGTTGAGTTTGTTAATGAGCTCGTCCTGGTGGGCGATTTCATCGTTTAAGTTGCGGATTTGGTGGTCTTTGGTAGCCTTGTCTTGTTCAGACTTCTGGATGTTAAGTTCGAGGTCTTCCACATCTTTCTTCAGGCCAGAGATTTCCTGTTCCAACTTCTTCTTGGCTTGGAATAGCTGGTTGCGGGCATCCTCCTCCTGGGTGAGACGGTCTTGTGTGTCCTagaataaatttgaaacaatgagccataataataaaatggttaatgttaatttaactaCATCGTCTGTATCATGCCTGTTTTCTGTCTATCAGTAAGTCAGtaatcgtattatttattattatggtttGCAATAAAATCGTGCAGTTTGCGGgcgttcaatttatttttaaacatcttaAAGTATCTGGTATAAACAAACTTCTGTTTATTTAAAGTACTGCGATAAACACATTAAATTACAAGATATGAGTAATTTTGCCATTTACCTCACCAAAGAtttcatgattttaaaaatatcttcagaTTATAATGATACGTTAAGtgaatttctaaattaaatgatttattgaatTGTTTCTTTCTATACACTTTAAGagttaataatatttgcaaatataacAAACGttagtagaatatatattatttaaaatgaataatttgaaatttaccCTAAGTTGACCCTCGAGATCAGCCTTCTGTGCTTGGAGTTTGTTGGCACGCTCCTGGGTTTCAGAGAGAGAACCCTTCTCTCCCTCGAGAGAAGCAAGTAGGGCCTGCTTCTCCTCAAGCAGTTTAGAGTTGAGGGCCTCGACCTCCTTGCGGAGTTTCTCTTCCTTCTCAAAAGCCTCCTGGGCCTTTTGAGCCTTCTCCTCCAGTTTCTGTAAAATCACCTCACTGTTATCTACACCATCCCATGTTGACATAAATTTAGTCGCCATCGTAGATTTATATTACACCATCAAATTAAACTAGGAATGCTATATTTCGGTTCGTTCGAAAGTTAAGGAAGGGTGCGCGCGCCGCCGACCACTCCGCAACTAAGTCGCACTGGAGTTTTCCAGCGGGCGTGTTATCGCCCCCGCACGCATTACATTGTGTAAGGAAAAAGCGCGTAGCTGCTGGAGTGGGGATAAATCCAGAAATGGACGCGGCAGGTGCGTTGGTGTCACGTAACCGCCAGGTGGGCGCGGTCGGATCTATTTATATTCGCTTGAATCATGCGTTATGAGTGCTGGAATATTTAATAGGTCATAGTGTTCAATCATCGCGGAACAGGTGAAAACGTACCGCGATCTCATCCTCGACGCGGGTGACGTTGAGGAGGGGCTTGACCCTCTGCCACAGTTTCCACCATGGCCAGGTGCGGAGCTGCAAGTACTTGCGCAAGTTGCGTTGGACAACTTGGAGAGCCAATCTATAAAAGGACAAACAAAATTGTATCGGGCACGTTTTATACTATTCTTAGACttctaattttaacttaatttctattttatacctCTGTTCCTGCAACTTCTTGAAGTCCTTACGGGAAAGGTAACCACGGATGTAGGCCTGGAGCCAAGATACGATCTTAGACAGTCTGTCGTCACGCAACTCTTCCATCTGACCCAGAACACCAGCGCGGAAGAATACCTATATATCCCAAAAAAAGTATTAAGACGAGTCCACTGCGTTAGttggttaaattaataaaagattgcATAAGAAATATcctaattttattagaaatagtaaaataattatattaacagcaTTACAGAATGTTAGTTAATTGTATGAAACTAAGTTAGTACGACACTTGTAAAacaagtatcaaaataatttcttctaAAAATTAgtgttaaacttttaaaataaacaaacattaaaacgaGGGCAAGCAAAAAAAATTGATAGATGACTACAGCCATGCACATAGCTCTACCTTAGTCTTTCCGAGCCTGAAGGATTCAGAATCCAAGCCGGTATGTTCAAGAATTTTTTCTGTGGCTTTCTCTGCTGTTATTGGCTCTTTGAGCAGGTTCGGGCACAGAATTTTGTATCTGCGTTCGAGAAGCAcacaaaaaagataataatactaTTCTACGGATATGGCAAGGGAAAACAAACACGAGCCTATGTATCTTGGGCTCTAAAGGAAAAGCAGCCCTTACACTGCAAGGGTTGAAGGATACAATAAAACCAGTTCCTAAAGGTTCTACTATGTTGTGAAGCGTTTAAAAGTCATGCGATCCGCCAGGTATTTCTGGATCGCATGACTAACTGCAATCTACTGTTACAATGAACATGCCTTGGTATGACCCAGACGGTAGGACTCGACATCCAAGCCCGTAGCTTCTAAGATGACTTGGGCGATTTTCTTAGGGTCAGTTTCTTTTTCCGCAGCTTGAGGGGCCAGGATCTTGTAGctacattttcaaatatatggCAAACAATGAGGGATTGTCAAACAAAACAGTCATCATGAATGCTCCATCGCATATGACAAACTTTACTAACTACCTtacatatctaaaaaaaattaccatgaTTTCGTAGTGTCATGTGATTCGTGCTAAACAATGTCGATTATAATATGAAAGGTGGAAAAACAAATACTGGGACTTGTACT is a window encoding:
- the LOC125068490 gene encoding myosin heavy chain, muscle isoform X20, with amino-acid sequence MPKPQVQEGEDPDPTPYLFVSLEQKRIDQSKPYDGKKACWVPDEKEGFVQGEIKATKGDLVTVNLPGGETKDFKKDLVAQVNPPKYEKCEDMSNLTYLNDASVLYNLKQRYYHKLIYTYSGLFCVAINPYKRFPVYTFRCAKLYRGKRRSEVPPHIFAISDGAYVNMLTNHENQSMLITGESGAGKTENTKKVIAYFATVGAAQKKDPTQDKKGSLEDQVVQTNPVLEAFGNAKTVRNDNSSRFGKFIRIHFGPSGKLAGADIETYLLEKARVISQQALERSYHIFYQMMSGSVSGLKDMCLLSNDIYDYYIVSQGKTTIPNVDDGEECLLTDQAFDILGFTQEEKDNVYKITAAVMHMGCMKFKQRGREEQAEADGTEDGEKVAKLLGVDCQDLYKNLLKPRIKVGNEFVTQGRNKDQVTNSVGALCKGMFDRLFKWLVKKCNETLDTKQKRQHFIGVLDIAGFEIFDFNGFEQLCINFTNEKLQQFFNHHMFVLEQEEYQREGIEWTFIDFGMDLQHCIDLIEKPMGILSILEEESMFPKATDQTFVEKLNNNHLGKSAPYLKPKPPKPGCQAAHFAIGHYAGNVGYNITGWLEKNKDPLNDTVVDQFKKGANKLLVEIFADHPGQSGDAGAGGGGGKGGRGKKGGGFATVSSAYREQLNNLMTTLRSTQPHFVRCIIPNELKQAGLIDSHLVMHQLTCNGVLEGIRICRKGFPNRMVYPDFKLRYKILAPQAAEKETDPKKIAQVILEATGLDVESYRLGHTKVFFRAGVLGQMEELRDDRLSKIVSWLQAYIRGYLSRKDFKKLQEQRLALQVVQRNLRKYLQLRTWPWWKLWQRVKPLLNVTRVEDEIAKLEEKAQKAQEAFEKEEKLRKEVEALNSKLLEEKQALLASLEGEKGSLSETQERANKLQAQKADLEGQLRDTQDRLTQEEDARNQLFQAKKKLEQEISGLKKDVEDLELNIQKSEQDKATKDHQIRNLNDEIAHQDELINKLNKEKKLQGESNQKTSEELQAAEDKVNHLNKVKQKLEQTLDELEDSLEREKKLRGDVEKQRRKVEGDLKLTQEAVSDLERNKKELEQTIQRKDKEISSLTAKLEDEQSLVSKVQKQIKELQARIEELEEEVESERQARAKAEKQRADLARELEELGERLEEAGGATSAQIELNKKREAELSKLRRDLEEANIQHESTLANLRKKHNDAVAEMGEQLDQLNKLKAKAEKERSQYFSEVNDLRAGLDHLSNEKAAQEKIVKQLQHQLNEVQGKADESNRTLNDLDAAKKKLSIENSDLLRQLEEAESQVSQLSKIKVSLTTQLEDTKRLADEEARERATLLGKFRNLEHDLDNIREQVEEEAEGKADLQRQLSKANAEAQLWRSKYESEGVARSEELEEAKRKLQARLAEAEETIESLNQKVVALEKTKQRLSTEVEDLQLEVDRATAIANAAEKKQKAFDKIIGEWKLKVDDLAAELDASQKECRNYSTELFRLKGAYEEGQEQLEAVRRENKNLADEVKDLLDQIGEGGRNIHEIEKARKRLEAEKDELQAALEEAEAALEQEENKVLRAQLELSQVRQEIDRRIQEKEEEFENTRKNHQRALDSMQASLEAEAKGKAEALRMKKKLEADINELEIALDHANKANAEAQKNIKRYQAQIKDLQTALEEEQRARDDAREQLGISERRANALQNELEESRTLLEQADRARRQAEQELGDAHEQLNELSAQSASLSAAKRKLESELQTLHSDLDELLNEAKNSEEKAKKAMVDAARLADELRAEQEHAQTQEKLRKALEQQIKELQVRLDEAEANALKGGKKAIQKLEQRVRELENELDGEQRRHADAQKNLRKAERRIKELTFQAEEDRKNHERMQDLVDKLQQKIKTYKRQIEEAEEIAALNLAKFRKAQQELEEAEERADLAEQAISKFRGKGRAGSAARGVSPAPQRTRPAFDGFGTFPPRFDLAPENDF
- the LOC125068490 gene encoding myosin heavy chain, muscle isoform X31, coding for MPKPQVQEGEDPDPTPYLFVSLEQKRIDQSKPYDGKKACWVPDEKEGFVQGEIKATKGDLVTVNLPGGETKDFKKDLVAQVNPPKYEKCEDMSNLTYLNDASVLYNLKQRYYHKLIYTYSGLFCVAINPYKRFPVYTFRCAKLYRGKRRSEVPPHIFAISDGAYVNMLTNHENQSMLITGESGAGKTENTKKVIAYFATVGAAQKKDPTQDKKGSLEDQVVQTNPVLEAFGNAKTVRNDNSSRFGKFIRIHFGPSGKLAGADIETYLLEKARVISQQALERSYHIFYQMMSGSVSGLKDMCLLSNDIYDYYIVSQGKTTIPNVDDGEECLLTDQAFDILGFTQEEKDNVYKITAAVMHMGCMKFKQRGREEQAEADGTEDGEKVAKLLGVDCQDLYKNLLKPRIKVGNEFVTQGRNKDQVTNSVGALCKGMFDRLFKWLVKKCNETLDTKQKRQHFIGVLDIAGFEIFDYNGFEQLCINFTNEKLQQFFNHHMFVLEQEEYKREGINWTFIDFGMDLLACIDLIEKPMGILSILEEESMFPKATDQTFVEKLNNNHLGKSAPYLKPKPPKPGCQAAHFAIGHYAGNVGYNITGWLEKNKDPLNDTVVDQFKKGANKLLVEIFADHPGQSGDAGAGGGGGKGAGGKRAKGSAFQTVSSLYREQLNNLMTTLRSTQPHFVRCIIPNELKQAGLIDSHLVMHQLTCNGVLEGIRICRKGFPNRMVYPDFKLRYKILAPQAAEKETDPKKIAQVILEATGLDVESYRLGHTKVFFRAGVLGQMEELRDDRLSKIVSWLQAYIRGYLSRKDFKKLQEQRLALQVVQRNLRKYLQLRTWPWWKLWQRVKPLLNVTRVEDEIAKLEEKAQKAQEAFEKEEKLRKEVEALNSKLLEEKQALLASLEGEKGSLSETQERANKLQAQKADLEGQLRDTQDRLTQEEDARNQLFQAKKKLEQEISGLKKDVEDLELNIQKSEQDKATKDHQIRNLNDEIAHQDELINKLNKEKKLQGESNQKTSEELQAAEDKVNHLNKVKQKLEQTLDELEDSLEREKKLRGDVEKQRRKVEGDLKLTQEAVSDLERNKKELEQTIQRKDKEISSLTAKLEDEQSLVSKVQKQIKELQARIEELEEEVESERQARAKAEKQRADLARELEELGERLEEAGGATSAQIELNKKREAELSKLRRDLEEANIQHESTLANLRKKHNDAVAEMGEQLDQLNKLKAKAEKERSQYFSEVNDLRAGLDHLSNEKAAQEKIVKQLQHQLNEVQGKADESNRTLNDLDAAKKKLSIENSDLLRQLEEAESQVSQLSKIKVSLTTQLEDTKRLADEEARERATLLGKFRNLEHDLDNIREQVEEEAEGKADLQRQLSKANAEAQLWRSKYESEGVARSEELEEAKRKLQARLAEAEETIESLNQKVVALEKTKQRLSTEVEDLQLEVDRATAIANAAEKKQKAFDKIIGEWKLKVDDLAAELDASQKECRNYSTELFRLKGAYEEGQEQLEAVRRENKNLADEVKDLLDQIGEGGRNIHEIEKARKRLEAEKDELQAALEEAEAALEQEENKVLRAQLELSQVRQEIDRRIQEKEEEFENTRKNHQRALDSMQASLEAEAKGKAEALRMKKKLEADINELEIALDHANKANAEAQKNIKRYQAQIKDLQTALEEEQRARDDAREQLGISERRANALQNELEESRTLLEQADRARRQAEQELGDAHEQLNELSAQSASLSAAKRKLESELQTLHSDLDELLNEAKNSEEKAKKAMVDAARLADELRAEQEHAQTQEKLRKALEQQIKELQVRLDEAEANALKGGKKAIQKLEQRVRELENELDGEQRRHADAQKNLRKAERRIKELTFQAEEDRKNHERMQDLVDKLQQKIKTYKRQIEEAEEIAALNLAKFRKAQQELEEAEERADLAEQAISKFRGKGRAGSAARGVSPAPQRTRPAFDGFGTFPPRFDLAPENDF